One genomic segment of Mycolicibacterium gilvum includes these proteins:
- a CDS encoding oxygenase MpaB family protein has protein sequence MTVTGERPEILLEDVDFNRRDHPDRPLRPIPPGRDHFAPQWRHMREVMFGEWIDIDKEVEPSELTRLRDDYFWQRDELMIGVVDAFERIGHETGRALFEQALTRGIDTLDDPPQEFVDLFAHLDGLAGEFDLVGAERGRMLAMSSTMAATTIIRGWALYETAMTGDISAATGATGRFADDGPRRNIETARVFAEFTLPDIFDRQSEAFQDVVRVRLMHSLASRGLRRKWGDALYLKFGEPIPVTSLLGFGSGMLLGRLVDHAFGRKLTGQQLEDLAEYSSYSGQLWGAPQQLRSPDGVELIKSLNYVLARGGNPSPWRAELVDAIASREHLEVLTDALPDWVRSVVSRYADQITATIAMASAGVVFGYEQIDAMVADTRFAKGFNFERRVRHFARFTKLNVRLAIVADRLPFSNPIRERRKKTGAAARERIAMLNKVAAGRQIPLTYTHHDRSTSGEGFTG, from the coding sequence ATGACGGTGACCGGTGAGCGCCCCGAGATCCTCCTCGAGGACGTCGATTTCAATCGGCGGGACCATCCCGACCGGCCGCTGCGGCCCATCCCGCCGGGCCGCGACCACTTCGCCCCGCAATGGCGGCACATGCGGGAGGTCATGTTCGGTGAGTGGATCGACATCGACAAAGAAGTCGAGCCCAGCGAGCTGACCCGTCTTCGCGACGATTACTTCTGGCAGCGCGACGAACTGATGATCGGCGTCGTCGACGCGTTCGAGCGCATCGGCCACGAGACGGGCCGCGCGCTGTTCGAACAGGCGCTGACCCGGGGCATCGACACCCTCGACGATCCGCCCCAGGAATTCGTCGACCTGTTCGCGCATCTGGACGGGTTGGCCGGCGAGTTCGATCTCGTCGGCGCCGAACGCGGACGGATGCTGGCCATGTCGAGCACGATGGCCGCCACCACGATCATCCGCGGCTGGGCGCTGTACGAGACCGCGATGACCGGTGACATCTCCGCTGCCACGGGCGCCACCGGACGGTTCGCCGACGACGGTCCGCGCCGCAACATCGAAACCGCCCGGGTTTTCGCCGAATTCACGCTGCCCGATATCTTCGACCGGCAGTCGGAGGCCTTCCAGGATGTGGTGCGAGTGCGGTTGATGCACTCGTTGGCCAGCCGCGGCCTGAGGCGCAAATGGGGCGACGCCCTCTATCTGAAGTTCGGCGAGCCCATTCCGGTGACGTCGCTGCTCGGGTTCGGCAGCGGCATGCTGCTCGGACGTCTCGTCGACCACGCCTTCGGCCGCAAGCTGACGGGGCAGCAGCTCGAAGATCTCGCGGAATACTCGTCGTACTCCGGCCAGCTGTGGGGGGCGCCGCAGCAGCTGCGCTCGCCCGACGGTGTCGAGCTGATCAAGTCGCTGAACTACGTCCTTGCCAGAGGCGGCAATCCGTCGCCGTGGCGGGCCGAACTCGTCGATGCCATCGCCAGCCGGGAGCATCTCGAGGTGCTGACCGATGCCCTTCCGGACTGGGTGCGAAGCGTGGTGTCCCGCTACGCCGACCAGATCACCGCGACCATCGCGATGGCGTCGGCCGGTGTCGTGTTCGGCTACGAGCAGATCGACGCCATGGTGGCAGACACCCGTTTCGCGAAGGGCTTCAACTTCGAGCGCCGGGTACGGCATTTCGCTCGATTCACCAAGCTCAACGTCCGCCTCGCCATCGTCGCCGACCGGCTGCCGTTCTCGAATCCGATCCGCGAGCGCAGGAAGAAGACCGGCGCCGCCGCGCGCGAGCGGATCGCGATGCTGAACAAGGTCGCCGCCGGCCGGCAGATCCCCCTGACCTACACCCACCACGACCGGTCGACGTCGGGCGAGGGCTTCACCGGCTGA